A genome region from Leifsonia sp. Root112D2 includes the following:
- a CDS encoding TetR/AcrR family transcriptional regulator, with protein sequence MTRMRAEARREALVGAAMRVVAEHGVSAATTRAIVAEAGMSLASFHYAFDSRDQLMVELVEHVIAQEERSIAPALENPSEAIGLREAIRGGLQYYFEALRADPLRETAMFELTHYAMRSAGMQRLARRQYASYYAMASHALAVASEQSGQGWRRPVAELAVLLVSLTDGLTMAWLVNRDDEAAAEIMDFAADAMAAFADPHPTSVPESGAPAQRITEPTNASRA encoded by the coding sequence ATGACCCGCATGCGGGCAGAGGCACGGCGCGAAGCGCTGGTGGGCGCAGCCATGCGCGTGGTCGCCGAGCACGGCGTCTCGGCCGCGACGACCCGGGCAATCGTGGCGGAGGCCGGCATGTCGCTGGCGAGCTTTCACTATGCCTTCGACTCCCGCGACCAGCTCATGGTCGAACTCGTTGAACACGTCATTGCGCAGGAAGAGCGTTCGATAGCCCCCGCTCTCGAAAACCCGAGCGAAGCGATCGGACTGCGTGAAGCCATCCGCGGCGGGCTGCAGTATTACTTCGAGGCGCTGCGGGCCGACCCGCTGCGCGAGACTGCCATGTTCGAGCTGACTCACTACGCCATGCGCTCCGCCGGGATGCAACGACTCGCGCGCCGGCAATACGCCAGCTACTACGCGATGGCTTCGCACGCGCTCGCCGTCGCATCCGAGCAGAGCGGCCAGGGCTGGAGACGCCCCGTCGCCGAGCTCGCGGTGCTGCTCGTCTCGCTCACCGATGGACTCACGATGGCATGGCTGGTCAATCGCGATGACGAGGCTGCCGCAGAAATCATGGACTTTGCCGCGGATGCGATGGCGGCCTTTGCCGACCCGCACCCGACGTCAGTCCCGGAATCCGGCGCACCGGCACAACGCATAACCGAACCCACGAATGCGAGCAGGGCATGA
- a CDS encoding ABC transporter permease, protein MTMATINVNGAYAVPQETELRATARRARSRRTTWIWIGRALVIVFVVGGWQLCTAIGWVDKFFYGQPSGIWNSLIKLFTVGTAFGSIWENLGYTVQEAFYGFILGTAAGIIFGILLGSNRYLALVFGPYIKVVNSIPRILLGAIFVVAFGLGIFPKVLLAAVLVFFVVFFNAFQGVREVDQNLVANVRVLGASPLQVARHVTIPSAMTWIIASMHTAFGFAIIGALVAEVLGAQHGIGLIITQASGNFDPDTVFACMAIIAVVTLVAEYLITLLERVLLRWRPPNRMEIQGI, encoded by the coding sequence ATGACCATGGCAACGATAAACGTGAACGGGGCGTACGCGGTTCCTCAAGAGACCGAACTGCGGGCGACGGCACGACGCGCCCGCAGCCGACGCACCACCTGGATCTGGATCGGCCGCGCCCTCGTGATCGTATTCGTGGTCGGCGGATGGCAGCTGTGCACCGCGATCGGCTGGGTCGACAAGTTCTTTTACGGCCAGCCGTCGGGCATCTGGAACAGCCTCATCAAACTCTTCACTGTCGGCACCGCATTCGGCTCCATTTGGGAGAACCTGGGGTACACCGTGCAGGAGGCGTTCTACGGATTCATACTCGGCACGGCCGCCGGCATCATCTTCGGCATCCTGCTCGGCTCGAACCGGTATCTGGCGTTGGTGTTCGGGCCGTATATCAAGGTCGTCAACTCGATCCCCCGCATCCTGCTCGGCGCGATCTTCGTCGTGGCCTTCGGCCTCGGCATCTTCCCGAAGGTGCTGCTGGCCGCGGTGCTGGTCTTCTTCGTGGTCTTCTTCAATGCCTTCCAGGGCGTGCGCGAGGTCGACCAGAACCTGGTCGCGAACGTGCGGGTGCTCGGCGCCTCACCGCTGCAGGTGGCCCGCCACGTCACCATCCCGTCGGCGATGACGTGGATCATCGCCAGCATGCACACGGCGTTCGGCTTCGCCATCATCGGCGCCCTGGTGGCCGAGGTGCTCGGCGCCCAGCACGGCATCGGCCTCATCATCACCCAGGCTTCCGGAAACTTCGACCCGGATACGGTCTTCGCCTGCATGGCGATCATCGCCGTGGTCACACTCGTTGCCGAATACCTCATCACCCTGCTGGAGCGCGTTCTGCTGCGCTGGAGGCCCCCGAACCGGATGGAGATCCAGGGGATCTGA
- a CDS encoding ATP-binding protein: MTRLSFAGWRSWPLATQILVWVLCILTVTIAIGAVVFAQISQQTIDEQYQQRSLAVASAVAQMPQISSELEAGDPHHDIRGFAERVRTATGASYVVITDRNGVRFSHPNPALIGQRLEEPVVVLDGKTHVGIDPGSLGRSANGKAPIFNASRTVIGEVSVGILEVAESADHARDIALIAGYSALVLAIGALGSIILARRIKRITFGLEPASIAALLQEREAMLHGIREGMIGFDEHGRITVLNGEARRLLNLEGPVLGHPLNEFMPEGRLRDLLTGAIPAVDSSLLTDEALLVVNRMPVLLGGRDVGAVVTLRDRTEAEALIREVRAISGLSEALRAQEHEYANRLFVISGLIELGEYEQVTGYLNQISHTPSSVNDELRARVAPPELAALLMAKIAIAGEHDVQLTLSEDSHFEEADVDPQVLLTIVGNLVDNAFDAVMEQPGPREVVIRLSCNDDIRIEVHDNGPGIPAGHIHDVLVDGYSTKPPRGQARRGLGLALINRIVRRLGGSITIEPGPGGHFEVRLPHRSAGSHPRTLHDSEAIS; this comes from the coding sequence ATGACACGGTTGTCGTTCGCCGGCTGGCGGTCCTGGCCGCTGGCCACGCAGATCCTGGTCTGGGTGCTCTGCATCCTCACCGTGACCATCGCGATCGGCGCCGTCGTCTTCGCGCAGATCAGCCAGCAGACGATCGATGAGCAGTACCAGCAGCGTTCGCTTGCCGTGGCATCCGCGGTGGCACAGATGCCGCAGATCAGCTCCGAACTGGAGGCGGGCGATCCCCATCATGACATCCGCGGCTTCGCCGAGCGGGTGCGCACCGCGACAGGGGCAAGCTATGTCGTCATCACCGACCGGAACGGCGTTCGGTTCTCGCACCCGAACCCCGCGCTGATCGGTCAACGGCTCGAGGAACCGGTGGTGGTGCTCGACGGCAAGACGCACGTCGGCATCGATCCGGGAAGTCTGGGCCGTTCGGCGAACGGCAAAGCGCCGATCTTCAACGCGAGCCGCACCGTCATCGGCGAGGTGTCGGTCGGCATTCTCGAGGTGGCAGAATCGGCCGACCACGCACGCGACATCGCCCTTATCGCGGGCTATTCCGCCCTCGTGCTGGCGATCGGAGCACTGGGATCGATCATTCTCGCCAGACGCATCAAGCGCATCACCTTCGGGCTGGAACCGGCCTCGATCGCCGCGCTGCTGCAAGAACGCGAAGCCATGTTGCACGGCATCCGGGAAGGCATGATCGGCTTCGACGAACACGGCCGCATCACGGTACTCAACGGTGAGGCCCGGCGTCTGCTGAATCTCGAAGGACCCGTGCTCGGACACCCGCTGAACGAATTCATGCCCGAAGGTCGATTGCGAGACCTGCTGACCGGCGCCATACCGGCCGTCGACAGCAGCCTTCTCACCGACGAGGCGCTTCTGGTGGTGAACCGCATGCCGGTGTTGCTGGGCGGGAGGGATGTCGGTGCCGTCGTCACCCTGCGTGACAGAACCGAGGCGGAAGCACTGATTCGCGAGGTTCGCGCGATCAGCGGCCTGAGCGAAGCGCTGCGCGCCCAGGAGCATGAGTATGCAAACCGACTCTTCGTGATCTCAGGGCTTATCGAACTCGGCGAATACGAGCAGGTGACCGGCTATCTGAACCAGATCTCGCATACTCCGTCATCGGTGAACGACGAATTGCGCGCGCGAGTGGCTCCGCCCGAGCTCGCAGCGCTGCTGATGGCGAAGATAGCCATCGCCGGCGAGCACGACGTGCAGCTGACCCTTTCGGAGGACTCGCACTTCGAGGAGGCCGATGTGGATCCGCAGGTGTTGCTGACCATCGTGGGCAATCTGGTCGACAACGCCTTCGACGCCGTGATGGAGCAGCCGGGGCCTCGCGAGGTGGTCATTCGGCTCAGCTGCAACGATGACATCCGCATCGAGGTGCATGACAATGGACCCGGCATTCCGGCCGGTCACATTCATGACGTGCTGGTGGACGGTTACTCCACCAAGCCGCCACGCGGGCAGGCCCGGCGAGGCCTGGGGCTCGCCCTGATCAACCGAATCGTGCGACGGCTCGGCGGCAGCATCACGATCGAACCCGGACCGGGCGGGCACTTCGAGGTGCGCCTGCCTCATCGGTCGGCCGGCAGCCACCCTCGCACACTCCATGACAGCGAGGCGATATCGTGA
- a CDS encoding ABC transporter substrate-binding protein has protein sequence MNKRKMFAVVAAGALSLGLAACSGSGTGSNGSATNAGNKVPIPTVKMMVGGIDKQIYLPYQLAQNLGYYKKYGVNVELSTEQNGGVGAEDAMASGQVDMAGAWYIHTVDFQSKGKDVINLVQLSGAPGERVMCGTKSGVHSAADFKGKTIGVTDLGSGTDELAQFLASQHGIAKSQYHTLAVGAGSTAIAAIQRGSADCVVTTQPTVGALTSKKLAYTAVDLATADGATKALGGDWPAAGLLAQASWVKSHQDAAQKVVDALVATMHWIDTHSAADIANKLPSDFVQNATISKAQYIAGLSTDKGQFLPDGIMPAGGPKVIFNMEKTLGVDTSKISISGTFSNKYAQAANKLEGTAITTTPAGADG, from the coding sequence ATGAACAAACGCAAGATGTTCGCTGTAGTGGCCGCCGGAGCGCTGTCGCTCGGTCTCGCCGCCTGCAGCGGCAGCGGCACCGGCAGTAACGGCAGCGCGACCAACGCCGGGAACAAGGTCCCCATCCCCACCGTCAAGATGATGGTCGGCGGTATCGACAAGCAAATCTACCTGCCGTACCAGCTCGCCCAGAACCTGGGCTACTACAAGAAATACGGTGTCAACGTCGAGCTGTCGACGGAGCAGAACGGCGGGGTCGGTGCCGAGGACGCCATGGCATCCGGCCAGGTGGACATGGCCGGTGCCTGGTACATCCACACGGTCGACTTCCAGTCGAAGGGCAAGGATGTCATCAACCTGGTGCAGCTCTCCGGCGCACCGGGTGAGCGGGTGATGTGCGGCACGAAAAGCGGCGTGCACTCGGCAGCCGACTTCAAGGGCAAGACGATCGGGGTCACCGATCTCGGATCGGGAACCGACGAGCTGGCCCAGTTCCTGGCATCCCAGCACGGCATCGCGAAGTCGCAGTATCACACGCTCGCCGTCGGTGCCGGATCCACGGCCATCGCGGCGATACAGCGCGGCTCCGCCGACTGTGTGGTGACAACCCAGCCGACGGTTGGCGCGCTGACCTCGAAGAAGCTCGCCTACACCGCCGTGGATCTCGCTACCGCAGACGGTGCGACCAAGGCTCTCGGTGGGGACTGGCCTGCGGCCGGACTGCTGGCTCAGGCCAGCTGGGTGAAGTCTCACCAGGATGCCGCCCAGAAGGTGGTTGATGCCCTGGTCGCCACGATGCACTGGATCGACACGCACTCGGCGGCCGACATCGCGAACAAGCTACCCAGCGATTTCGTGCAGAACGCGACGATCAGCAAGGCCCAGTACATCGCCGGGCTGTCCACCGACAAGGGACAGTTCCTGCCCGACGGCATCATGCCCGCGGGCGGCCCGAAGGTGATCTTCAACATGGAGAAGACCCTCGGTGTCGACACTTCGAAGATCAGCATCTCCGGCACTTTCTCCAACAAGTACGCCCAGGCGGCAAACAAGCTGGAGGGAACCGCGATCACGACGACGCCGGCCGGCGCGGACGGCTGA
- a CDS encoding ABC transporter ATP-binding protein, which yields MSDHAPRRADVASNDAEDAARIEISELTKRFLTPKGEPFTAIRDVTLTVEPGQFCAIVGPTGCGKSTTLAQVSGLERPSGGSVRVGGQLVDGVTDGVSYMFQADALFPWKTVLANVMIGPTLLGTPKREATELALDWLRRVGLAGFEDRYPHQLSGGMRKRVAMAAALINNPRVLLMDEPFGALDVQTKAIMQTELLQLWEQLRPSVLFITHDLDEAVALSDRVVIMTSSPGTVKNVFDIDLPRPRGDVQEIRHEKRFLEIQGQIWASLKEEVTRAYEQTTGIAA from the coding sequence ATGAGTGATCACGCTCCCCGCCGCGCCGATGTGGCATCAAACGATGCCGAGGACGCCGCACGTATCGAAATCTCCGAGCTGACCAAGAGGTTCCTCACCCCGAAAGGCGAGCCCTTCACCGCCATTCGCGACGTGACGCTCACGGTCGAACCCGGGCAGTTCTGCGCGATAGTCGGGCCAACCGGCTGTGGCAAGTCCACGACCCTCGCCCAGGTCTCCGGCCTCGAGCGCCCGAGCGGCGGCTCGGTACGGGTCGGCGGCCAGCTCGTCGACGGCGTCACCGACGGCGTCAGTTACATGTTCCAGGCGGATGCGTTGTTCCCGTGGAAGACCGTGCTGGCGAACGTCATGATCGGGCCGACGCTGCTGGGCACGCCGAAACGTGAAGCCACCGAGCTCGCGCTGGACTGGCTGCGCCGAGTGGGCCTGGCCGGCTTCGAAGACCGATACCCTCACCAGCTCTCCGGGGGCATGCGCAAGCGCGTCGCGATGGCGGCGGCGCTGATCAACAACCCACGCGTGCTGCTCATGGACGAGCCGTTCGGAGCTCTCGACGTGCAGACCAAGGCGATCATGCAGACCGAGCTCCTCCAGCTGTGGGAACAATTGCGGCCATCGGTGCTCTTCATCACCCACGACCTGGATGAGGCGGTAGCGCTCTCCGACCGGGTAGTCATCATGACCAGCAGTCCCGGCACGGTGAAGAACGTGTTCGACATCGATCTGCCTCGACCGCGCGGCGACGTCCAGGAGATCCGCCATGAGAAGCGCTTCCTCGAGATTCAGGGACAGATCTGGGCATCGCTCAAGGAAGAAGTGACCAGAGCATACGAGCAAACGACAGGAATCGCAGCATGA